The Kineothrix sp. IPX-CK genomic interval CGAAAAGGTATTAGAAAAGGCAGTCCTGCAAGCACTTCAAAATCACATCGCTTCTATTCTCGACATTGAACGGATTCTCTCGTTTATCGACACCCTTCCTATGCAGCAGGAGGAAATCCGAAAAATTGATACTCAACTGCTGATGAAACAGGAGGAAATCGAAAAGTATAAAAACCTCAAAGTGTCTATCTATGAGGACTTGAAAAGCGGTGTCATTGATGCAGATGAGTACCGGGAATTTAAGGTCATATACGGGAAAAAGTGTGAGGAAGCGGAGAAAGCTGCCGAACGGCTGAAACAGGACATTGCCCTGATCCTTGCTGGTAAGGGGGCAAACAGCGTTTGGATTGAAGCCTTTAAGAAGAATCGGAATATCACCGAGCTGTCCCGAAAGGTAGTTGTTTCCCTGATTGAGTGGGTCAATATCTATTCCGGCAGCCGGGTGGAAATCCGATTCCGCTATCAGTATGAATATGAAAGAGCTTTGTTCTTTGCCGAGAACGCAAAAGACCTAATTGCATCAGCTTCACCGGTTCCTATAAAGGGGGTGGTGTGAGATGGCGAGAACAAGCAGAAAACAAATAGATAATTTTGCCCAGGTTCCCCTTGAAACGATATGGAACACCTGTGTTTACGGGCGGCTGTCGGAGGAAGATGAGCGAAAAAAAGAAAGTGATTCCATCGGCAATCAAATCTCCATGTTGGAACGCTATATCGCTGAAAGGCCGTACCTGAAACTCATATCTGTTTTTAAGGATGTCAATCAGACAGGAACGAACTTCGACCGTCCCGGCTTCAATGAAATGATGGACGCCATCAAGGGTGGAAAAATCAACTGCATTGTGGTCAAAGACCTGTCCCGTTTCGGCAGAAACTACATTGAAACCGGAACTTATCTTGAAAAAATACTGCCATTCTTTCATGTTCGCTTTATCTCCGTGAACGATGGATATGACAGTCTGAATGCCAGCAGTCAGGATGAAGGGTATGCCGTTCCTCTGAAAAACCTGATCCATGATGTGTACGCCAGGGATATATCAAAAAAGATAAAATCCGGGCTTGCAGTCAAGAGAAGTAGAGGGGAATTTACCGGCTGTGTCGCAGCCTACGGCTATCAAAAGGCGGATAACGGCAGATTGGTAATTGACGAGGAAACCGCACCGATTGTCAGGGATATTTTTAAGTGGGCAGCGGACGGCATGGGCGATATGCGTATCGTTCAAAAGCTCAATGAGCTGGGCATTCCCTCCCCAAGCCAGTATCGCTATGAAAAGGGCATCTTAAAAAGTGAGCGTTATGCCAATATGCGGTATTGGTACAAAAGTGCCGTCCGCAGAATTTTAATCAACCCGGTTTATCTCGGACATATGGTGCAGGGAAAAACAAAATCTGACCTATGGGGCAAGGGTGGCAGTGTGGAGCTGCCGCAGGATCAGTGGGTGGAAATCAAGAACACCCATGAACCCTTGATTGATGAAGAAACCTTTTTGGCTATACGGCAAATCAAACAGGAACGGGAGTCCGGCGAGAGACAAGAAGTGAAACCCGGGCGGTCAAATATCTTGAAAGGGCTTGTGTTCTGCGGTGATTGCAAACGGAGCATGAAATGGCGTAAAATGCCCAAATCAAACGGTTCGGCACTCTATTACTTTAGCTGTGCCACATACGAGGATATTGCCAAGAATGACTGTATCAAAAAGCGTATGGACGAACCGGATTTGCTCTCTATTCTTTATACGGCTATCCGCAAGCAGATTGACCTGGCCGTTGATATAGACCGAATGGTGTCTAAGCTCAATGCAAAGGAAGGCTTCTGCCAGCAGCAGAGTGAGGTGGACACAGAGATTTCCGAAACGGAAAAGAAACTGTCCAGACTGTCCATGCTCAGAAGCTCCTTGTATGAGGACTATCAGGAAAAGCTGCTTGATGAAGCAGAATATCTCTTTACAAAAGCCAAGTACGAGAAAGATGTAAATGCCTTACGGCGCCGACTTGATGAGTTGTCCATGCAAAAGCACCGGATTGATACCATGCTGACACCTCAAAATCCATGGCTGGTAGCCTTGAAAAAATTTAAGAAGAACAAAGCCATAACGGGAGAAATGATTTCCGAGTTGATAGAACGGGTGGAAATATTCAGCGATCAAAGCGTATCCATCTGCTTTCGGTATCGGGATGAGTTTGAAAGTTTGCTCGGCTTTATTGAGGCGGAGAGTGAGGTGAGGGTTTCGTGAGTATCAAGAAAATTCTTGCCAAGTATATCCGGTTATCCCAAGAGGACGAGAACGAGGGTGAAAGCAACAGTATCAGAAACCAGCGGGAGCTTCTGAACGCCTTTGTGGAAAGCTCCCCTGACCTCTCACAGTATGAAGTGGTTGAGTTTTGCGACGATGGTTACAGCGGTACAAATTTTGACCGTCCGGGCGTGAAAGCCCTGCTGGATGAAGTGCGTGCGGGAAACATACAGTGTATCATCGTA includes:
- a CDS encoding recombinase family protein yields the protein MARTSRKQIDNFAQVPLETIWNTCVYGRLSEEDERKKESDSIGNQISMLERYIAERPYLKLISVFKDVNQTGTNFDRPGFNEMMDAIKGGKINCIVVKDLSRFGRNYIETGTYLEKILPFFHVRFISVNDGYDSLNASSQDEGYAVPLKNLIHDVYARDISKKIKSGLAVKRSRGEFTGCVAAYGYQKADNGRLVIDEETAPIVRDIFKWAADGMGDMRIVQKLNELGIPSPSQYRYEKGILKSERYANMRYWYKSAVRRILINPVYLGHMVQGKTKSDLWGKGGSVELPQDQWVEIKNTHEPLIDEETFLAIRQIKQERESGERQEVKPGRSNILKGLVFCGDCKRSMKWRKMPKSNGSALYYFSCATYEDIAKNDCIKKRMDEPDLLSILYTAIRKQIDLAVDIDRMVSKLNAKEGFCQQQSEVDTEISETEKKLSRLSMLRSSLYEDYQEKLLDEAEYLFTKAKYEKDVNALRRRLDELSMQKHRIDTMLTPQNPWLVALKKFKKNKAITGEMISELIERVEIFSDQSVSICFRYRDEFESLLGFIEAESEVRVS